The stretch of DNA ATGAAGTGGGCCGATCAATACCGCACCTTGGCCGTTCGCACCAACGCGGACTCGCCCGCCGACAGCAAACGTGCTCGCGACTTCGGCGCCGAAGGCATCGGCCTTTGCCGTACCGAACACATGTTCTTCGAGCCAGAACGCATCATCCACATGCGTTCGATGATCCTGGCAACCGACGAAGATGCTCGCCGCGGTGCACTGGCCAAACTGTTGCCGTTCCAACGCAAAGACTTCGAAGGCATCTTCAAAGCGATGAACGGTCTGCACGTTACCGTCCGCCTGCTTGATCCGCCATTGCACGAGTTCTTACCGCACGACAACGCCGCACAAAAAGAAGTCGCGGGCGAAATCGGCGTCAAACCAGGCGAAGTGAAGAAACGTACCGCGGCATTGCACGAAGCGAACCCGATGCTCGGCCACCGTGGGTGCCGCCTGAGCATCACTTATCCAGAAATCCTGGAAATGCAAGTTCGGGCGATCACCGAAGCGGCGATCAACTGTGCGAAGAAGAAAATCAAAGCTCATCCGGAAATTATGATTCCGCTCGTCGGAACGTTCCAAGAGCTTGCTTTGCTTCGCAAAAAAGCCGAAGAGACGATCGCCGCGACCAAGGCTGCGAAGAAGTTCGACGGCGATTTGGATATCGCGATCGGAACGATGATCGAAATTCCACGGGCCTGCTTGACCGCCGATGAAGTCGCCGAGCATGCTGACTTCTTCAGCTTCGGTACCAATGACTTGACCCAAATGACGTTCGGTTACAGCCGTGATGACGTCGGCGGGTTCTTGCCCGACTACATCAACGAAGAAATCCTTGACAACGACCCCTTCCAGTCGCTCGACCAAACCGGTGTCGGACAGCTTGTCGAAATGGGTGTCGAAAAAGGCCGCTCGACGAAGAAGTCGCTCAAAGTCGGCATCTGTGGTGAGCACGGTGGCGACCCAAGCTCGATCGACTTCTGCCATCGCGTCGGGTTGAACTACGTTAGCTGCAGCCCATTCCGCGTGCCGATCGCTCGATTGGCGGCCGCACAAGCTGCGATCCGCAACGCCTAATCGTTTGCGGGCAATCACGAACAGTATTCGAATCGGACAGGTCCCATCGGCCTGTCCGATTTTTTTATTCCGCTTCTGCGATCACATGTGCGACCGCGTGTGTCCGGCAGGCTGACAAGCTGAGATGCAATCGATCGATCTCGTGCTCGCTGGCGCACTGCAGCGCGTTGCCCGACAAGACAACGTCATATCCCGATCCTGGACGCACGACGATTTCGATCTCGTTCCATCGCACACCGCGACGTCGACAGCGGAGTGCCTTCATCACCGCTTCCTTGGCGGCCCAACGAGTCGCAAAATGGCCCGGTGCGTCGGCCGTTTGAACGCAGTACTCGATTTCGTCGGCGGTATAAACACGCTCCAGAAATTGCTCACCGTGGGTCTCGATCATCTTGGCGATGCGAACGGTTTCGACGATTTCAGTCCCGGTAGCGATGATCGACATAGAAAAAGACTGACACCAAGGCCAGCGAAGCAATCGCCGGCCAAAAGAAAAGACAGGAACGAGCGGTGAGTACCACTCGTTATTTTAGCCCAGCCGCTTTCTGCGTGCGCGACAACACTTCGGCGGCAACACTGCGAGCCCGCTCGGCACCCTTGGCAAGCACTTCGCGGACGAAGTCCAAGTTTTGCTCCAAGTCGGCTCGTCGCTGCCGGGCCTCGTCAAAGTATCCCTCGCTCGCTTCGGCGATCGCCTTCTTGACTTCGCCATAACCGAAGCCGCCGCGCCGATACATCGCAGCCATTTCCTCGCGACGAGTCTGATCGGCGAATAACGAGAAAAGCTGATACAGATGGTCGCCCTCGGGCTCTTTGGCGTCTTCCATCGGCCGGCTGTCGGTGGTGATTCGCATGATCTGTTTGCGGATCTTCTTGACTTCACCGAACAGCGGCAGCGTATTGTCGTAGCTCTTGCTCATCTTTTCGCCGTCGGTCCCTGGTACCTTCGCGCTGTCATCGAGCACGTTTGCTTTGGGCATGACAAAGGTGTCACCGAATTGATGATTGAAGCGCCCGGCGATGTCGCGGCAGACTTCGATGTGCTGAACCTGATCGGCACCGACGGGCACAAGCTCACTGTCATAAGCCAAGATGTCGGCCGCCTGCAGTACCGGATACGTAAACAACCCCGCGTCCGCCGGGAGGCCCTTGTCGACCTTCTCTTTGTAGGCAACGCAGCGCTGCAGCAGTCCCATCGGGGTTCCGCTAAGCAAGATCCAGCACAGTTCGCTGACTTCGGGAATGTCCGACTGAACGAACAGCGTTGCTTTTTCGGGATCCAAGCCCAACGCGAGTAAATCCAGCGCGACATTGATCACGTTGTCTCGCAATTCGTCCGGGTTGCGAATAGTGGTCAGGGCATGCAGGTCAGCGATGAAGTAAAAGCCATCGTTGGCGTCTTGCAGATCAATGTATTGGCGGATCGCGCCAAAGTAATTGCCCCAGTGAGGCCGTCCGGTGGGCTGAATCCCCGAGAGCACGCGTTTTGGTTTGGAATCGTCCATGCGATGAGCTTTGACGCAAAGATGTGGTGATTGGAAAAACGGAAGGCGTGATTGTGGAGAAAACACGTTCGCTTTTGAAGGCGGGAGACTTCCGCGACACCGTCGTGCGGCGACGACTGAGACAGGCTGTCACGCGAATTGCACAAACCTGCAAAACCGCAGCAGGTCGATTCGCAGGTGCGAAAGGCTGGCCGACTAGCCGGATCAATAAAGTCTACCCAAACTCTAAAATTTGCCTGTTCTGCTTGATCGGCGCAGTGGGACCGCTATCTTACTGATGCATCGGAGCCGAACTTTGCGGCATGTTCAACTAGTAGGATCGGAGGGATTAAACAACAATGACGCGTCTTCGTTTTTCGGTCTGTATGGCGATGTTGGTCGCTGCAGCCGGGTTCTCTGAGTCAGCTCTCGCACAGGGCTCCTCGGGAGGATCTTCCGGCGGTTCCTCGGGCGGGTATACAAGCTCGGGTGGCAGCAGCGGTGGCCTCGTTAGTTACGGTTCCTCAGGTGGATCTTCGGGTGGATACGCCAGCAGCGGCGGATCCTCCGGCGGTCATGTCGGTCCACTCCGCCGACTCGCCGCTCGGATTCACGCGCGTCACGCGGCTCGTTACGCCGCCTACGGTGCATCGTCCGGCGGAAGTAGCGGTGGATCATCCGGTGGCAGCAGTGGCGGTTCTTCGGGCGGCAGCAGCGGCGGAATTTCCGTCCGCTACTATGTGCCTCAGGGAAGCAGTGGCGGCAGCAGCGGTGGATCGTCCGGTGGCAGTAGCGGTGGCGTTCGCAAAGTCACCCGCATCACTCGCACCGTGCCGCTAAGCAGCTACGGATCCGCGTCGATCAGCCCCGCCGACGACGCGTTGGCAGGGTACGAGTCATCGACGATCGAAAGCTCTTACCGCAAGTACAGCGCCCCAAGCGAAAGCGTTGCCAAGGCCGAAGTACCTGCCACCGATGCGGCCGACAGCGATGCCGCTTACGAGTCGGCAAAGCCCGCTTTGGACGACGATGCCGCTCTCCTGACCGTCGCCGTTCCACACGACAGCGCCAAAGTTCAGGTCAACGGACATGAAACGACCAGCGAAGGATCCGTTCGTAAGTTCATGTCACGAGGCTTGAAAGAGGGTTATCTTTACACCTACGTCGTCAAAGTCACCTACGACCACGAAGGCGAAACTCAAACAGAAACCCGCGAAGTCAAACTGCGTCCTGGCGACAACGAGCAAATCGTTTTCGAACCGCCGACCGCCAATGAAGCAGACGCCGAAAATTTGAGTGCTGCCAACGAGACGCCTGAAGCTCCGGTCGTCACCGTCGTTAAACTGCACGTCCCCAGCGACGCAACCGTCAGCTTGGCCGGCAACGAGACCAACGGCAAAGGCAAAGTGAGAACCTTCCGCACGACTCAACTGAAGTCTGGCGAGCAATGGAAAGACTACACCGTTCGCGTCACTGCAACGATTGGTGACCAAAGCATCAGTCGTGAAAAGACAATTGACGTTGAAGCGGGTAGCACCAACGAGATCACGTTTGACTTCGAAGATAATTCGCTTGCTCAGCGTTAGTCCTCGAGCGGACACCAACTCCAGTCAAAACGCCCGGTCGATCACATCGGCCGGGCGTTTTTCGTTGGGTTATGATGACGAGCTCTCAAACATGCGAACCATGCGTTCCGATCTGGTTTGATGGAATCGAGCAGCAGCCGTCTCGTTCTATGCCCAATTTTGGCGAAACACTAAATGCCCATCTGAGCCAAAATGTCGGCGATACGTCCCACGGTCATCGTTAACTGCGGGTGGGATTGTTGGAACGACTCAGTCTGCTCTTGAAGCAACTTCGCCAACGAGGATGAATCGATATCTTTTTGATCGAGTGTGGCAGAAATCTCATCCGCCGCTTGGCGAAGTCGATTTGCCTCGTCAGGTTCGAGATCCTGGATCGATTCCAAGGTCGAGTGAAGCTGTGACAAAGCTTCGTCCAAATCTTTACGCATTGACTTTCGCTCGAAAAAAGTGTGTTGGGTTCGGGATGGTGATTAATGAAACCTATCCGGAAACCGATGTATGCCAACTTGTGATCCGGTACGGTGGGCCGCGACACGAACGTCGCTGGATCGATGCGAGTGCGTTCGGCCCACGCTTTGACAATTGGCCCTCCACCGACGACTCGCAGGATAGACGTTTTCAAAATCCCACCCAGAAGCCGCAAAACGGATCGTTTCAAAGCGGCATCCGGTCAGTCCTGAAAGTATACACCTTGCCGCAAATTTGTCGCCGCTACGTCAAATCCCCCGTCGGCTAACGATTTGGAAAGCTGGTGTTCGAGCGTTCCGATTCGGAGCATTGGCCTAAGACTGGGCTGGAACGACGATGCGTTCACTGATCGAATGCAACTCCTGCAAGACCGCCCGGCACCCGTTCAAATCTTCCTCGCCGGCCAGCCTTTCCATTGCCCGCGTCGGCAGTTCGAAGTGGTCGAACCCGGCCGATCCCCCTGTGCCACGCAACCAGTGAGATAATCGTGCCAACTGCACGAAATCTCCGGTCGCAAGTGCGATGCTCATCTCATCAAGTTTTCCGCGGAAGATGCTCAGGAACTCATGAACGATCTCTCGGAACGCTTCGTCATCCATCGGCAAACTTGACTCAATTGGTTCCGATGCAACTGCCTGGCCTTGGCTTCCACTCTCGTGATTTGTTTCGGATTGGCTACTTGGCGGCGATGGTGATTGCGTAACCGATCCGACCAAGTCGATTCTCGAAGCAAGGTGGAGCACCTGCCGCACTAAGATTTCACAGCGTGACTGCGATTCAGCTTCGGCGCTAAGTTGCAATTGTTTCGAGGGGTCAACGAAGTCCTCGAAGCCCGCGCTTCCGCCGACACCTTTCAACCAATGCGCCTCACGAGCAAGCGTGGACCAATCCTGGTCGTCCAATAGTGTCTTCAATTTCGGTAAGCGATCTTGAAGGACGTCGACGAAATCTTGTGCGATCTCAAGAAACTCCGGATCATCGAGCGGGTAGCTACAGACGATCGGCGTTTGCTGACTAAAGTCATACTCGATGTCGCTGGAATCAGATGATGCTTCCTGTCTTTCCGCTGGCACAGACTCGGTCACTTTCTCGATCGATTCGTCCATCCCTGCTGATGGTTGAGTGTCGACTGAATGGCGCCGTGGGTTGCCGAGTTCTCCGGCGATTGTCGCCAGCAGCAAGTCAATCTTAATTGGCTTACTCAGGAATCCCGAGCAGCCCGCGTTCAAGCATTTTTCTTGATCGCCTTGCATCGCGTTCGCGGTGAGTGCATAGATAGGTGCCGTATAGCCGGCTTTTCGGAGCGTACCGGTAGCGGTGTAACCGTCCATCACCGGCATTTGCATGTCCATCAAAATGATGTCGTAAACTTGCTCGGTCGCTTTCTCCACCGCAAGCTGACCGTTCTCGACGGCAACCACCTCAGCACCGGCTTTCCCGAGTACCAACTGAAGTAATTTTCGGTTCGGTGATCCGTCGTCAGCGACCAATATTTTGCAAGGCGGCAATTGCTGGACATCTTTTTGAATGGATGACGAAGATTCCAGTTCGGCGGCCGCCTCGACCGGGTCGATCCATTCGAATTCCTGCTCTTGTCCCAGTGGAATCTCGATAGTGAACGTTGTCCCCTTGCCGACTTCGCTGGCGAGCGAGATATGGCCGCCCATCGCCTCGGCAAGCTGCTTGCTGATCGCCAGCCCCAGGCCGGTCCCGCCGAATCGCCTCGTGATCGATGTGTCGGCCTGCTGGAATGGTTCAAAGACTTTCGCCTGCGCTTCGGGCGAAATCCCAATCCCTGTATCAATGACATCGATGGCAAGCGACCATTGTTGATGTGGCGACCGTTTTGGATCGAGAGCACGCGCGACGACCTGAACGGAACCTTCGTCGGTAAACTTAATCGCGTTGCCGGCAAGGTTCATGATCGCCTGACGCAGCCGAACGCTGTCGCCTTGAATTTCCTTGGGCAACTTACCTTCGCCACGGAATTCCAACGCGATGCCTTTCTCGTCGGCTTTGCTTCTCAGCAGCGCAACCACGTCTTTGATAATTCGCAATGGCGAGCAGGGGCCGGACTCCAATTCCATTTGACCGGATTCGACTTTCGACAAGTCTAAAATGTCATTGATCAGCGCCAACAGATGTTCGCCGCTGCCATGAATTGTGTTTAGGTAGTCCTGTCGGTCCTCATTTGACGTATCAAACCCTCGCCGCAGCACATCGGTGTAACCTAAGATTGCGTTCATCGGCGTACGAATTTCGTGACTCATCCTTGCTAAGAATTCGCTCTTTGCCTGGTTAGCATCGTCCGCTTCACGCTTGGCAATGGAAAGGTCGCGTTTGGTTTCTTCGAGCTGCGTTACGTCATCGAAACTGACCAATACGCCTCGACATTTTCCTTGCTGACCGAGAACGGGAGAGGCGTTGGCGATCAACATCCTTGCGGGGCGATCGGGAAGATTCAATTCGACCATCGATCCGGCAACCAACGCTTCGTCACGAACGGCTTTGTTCCAAGGCGTGACATCAACCTTGCTGAGATCCCACCCTAACTGATCGGCGTCTTTTCCGAGCAGCTTTTCACTCGGACAGTCCAACCATTCGGAAAAAGACTGGTTGGCGAGGACAATCCTGCCTTGGCGGTCAAGCACCAATAGACCTTCGGCGAGCGAATCGAGCGCGTTTCGGACTCGCTTAGGAACAGTTTTTGATGGATCGAGGTGAGACAACATCTTTTTCAGGTACAACTGAAACGCGATGAAGCTGAGGATTGAAACGAAAATCGTCATCCGCATCCATGGGTCCGTGAATGTCCCCCACCAACTGTGGTCAACGATCGGACGAAAACACAGTTCGACGGTTCCCCAACGTTGTTGGCCTTTCCGAATGGGGACTTGAATGTGCGTATCGGTTGATCGCAATGTTTCGTCATCGGGCCAATCGTTTCCGTGATCGCCGAACTCGGACATCAAACTGCCAGACGCCCGCCGCACGCCCGCAGACAGTAGATCCGGATTTCTCTTGACGGCAGATTCCAACATCGAATCAAGGCGTCGGATCTCGCCACGAGACATGTATTCGGAACTCGCCCAGGCAATGT from Roseiconus lacunae encodes:
- the acpS gene encoding holo-ACP synthase, whose protein sequence is MSIIATGTEIVETVRIAKMIETHGEQFLERVYTADEIEYCVQTADAPGHFATRWAAKEAVMKALRCRRRGVRWNEIEIVVRPGSGYDVVLSGNALQCASEHEIDRLHLSLSACRTHAVAHVIAEAE
- the trpS gene encoding tryptophan--tRNA ligase, with the translated sequence MDDSKPKRVLSGIQPTGRPHWGNYFGAIRQYIDLQDANDGFYFIADLHALTTIRNPDELRDNVINVALDLLALGLDPEKATLFVQSDIPEVSELCWILLSGTPMGLLQRCVAYKEKVDKGLPADAGLFTYPVLQAADILAYDSELVPVGADQVQHIEVCRDIAGRFNHQFGDTFVMPKANVLDDSAKVPGTDGEKMSKSYDNTLPLFGEVKKIRKQIMRITTDSRPMEDAKEPEGDHLYQLFSLFADQTRREEMAAMYRRGGFGYGEVKKAIAEASEGYFDEARQRRADLEQNLDFVREVLAKGAERARSVAAEVLSRTQKAAGLK
- a CDS encoding TIGR03000 domain-containing protein — protein: MTRLRFSVCMAMLVAAAGFSESALAQGSSGGSSGGSSGGYTSSGGSSGGLVSYGSSGGSSGGYASSGGSSGGHVGPLRRLAARIHARHAARYAAYGASSGGSSGGSSGGSSGGSSGGSSGGISVRYYVPQGSSGGSSGGSSGGSSGGVRKVTRITRTVPLSSYGSASISPADDALAGYESSTIESSYRKYSAPSESVAKAEVPATDAADSDAAYESAKPALDDDAALLTVAVPHDSAKVQVNGHETTSEGSVRKFMSRGLKEGYLYTYVVKVTYDHEGETQTETREVKLRPGDNEQIVFEPPTANEADAENLSAANETPEAPVVTVVKLHVPSDATVSLAGNETNGKGKVRTFRTTQLKSGEQWKDYTVRVTATIGDQSISREKTIDVEAGSTNEITFDFEDNSLAQR
- a CDS encoding DUF4404 family protein → MRKDLDEALSQLHSTLESIQDLEPDEANRLRQAADEISATLDQKDIDSSSLAKLLQEQTESFQQSHPQLTMTVGRIADILAQMGI
- a CDS encoding ATP-binding protein translates to MQFLKLHARTRISLGLICLLMSVLSTAMLLGIIPETQTSIRNGRAHLCENIAWASSEYMSRGEIRRLDSMLESAVKRNPDLLSAGVRRASGSLMSEFGDHGNDWPDDETLRSTDTHIQVPIRKGQQRWGTVELCFRPIVDHSWWGTFTDPWMRMTIFVSILSFIAFQLYLKKMLSHLDPSKTVPKRVRNALDSLAEGLLVLDRQGRIVLANQSFSEWLDCPSEKLLGKDADQLGWDLSKVDVTPWNKAVRDEALVAGSMVELNLPDRPARMLIANASPVLGQQGKCRGVLVSFDDVTQLEETKRDLSIAKREADDANQAKSEFLARMSHEIRTPMNAILGYTDVLRRGFDTSNEDRQDYLNTIHGSGEHLLALINDILDLSKVESGQMELESGPCSPLRIIKDVVALLRSKADEKGIALEFRGEGKLPKEIQGDSVRLRQAIMNLAGNAIKFTDEGSVQVVARALDPKRSPHQQWSLAIDVIDTGIGISPEAQAKVFEPFQQADTSITRRFGGTGLGLAISKQLAEAMGGHISLASEVGKGTTFTIEIPLGQEQEFEWIDPVEAAAELESSSSIQKDVQQLPPCKILVADDGSPNRKLLQLVLGKAGAEVVAVENGQLAVEKATEQVYDIILMDMQMPVMDGYTATGTLRKAGYTAPIYALTANAMQGDQEKCLNAGCSGFLSKPIKIDLLLATIAGELGNPRRHSVDTQPSAGMDESIEKVTESVPAERQEASSDSSDIEYDFSQQTPIVCSYPLDDPEFLEIAQDFVDVLQDRLPKLKTLLDDQDWSTLAREAHWLKGVGGSAGFEDFVDPSKQLQLSAEAESQSRCEILVRQVLHLASRIDLVGSVTQSPSPPSSQSETNHESGSQGQAVASEPIESSLPMDDEAFREIVHEFLSIFRGKLDEMSIALATGDFVQLARLSHWLRGTGGSAGFDHFELPTRAMERLAGEEDLNGCRAVLQELHSISERIVVPAQS